The following nucleotide sequence is from Corylus avellana chromosome ca7, CavTom2PMs-1.0.
TGCCGTGATCTTGGCCCTTGGCAATGTGGGCCATCTCCTGCATGGGCCCGCCGTTGGATAATATGTCCCACTCGCTTCTGAGCCGCTCATCGCGTAGAAAATCAAACAGTCTCTGAGGCGAAACGGGCAGCCAAACAGACGTGGCAGCGCTCAACACAATGCCCGGTGGCTCACCGGGATCATCCACGCTCTTCCGGGTCATCACCCTGACATCCTCGTCCACATTCCCAGCGTTGAGCTTGTTCCATTTGTGCACCGTGGACGCGCAAACCCCGGCGCAAAAGTTGTCGGTCATTCGTTGCGCCAGTTTCAACATGCTTCGTCGCCCACTCGCAGTTATTGCTACCGCAACACAAACATCAAATGttaacatgtatatatatgaactCGAGTATTAAGCCAAAGATGGATATCGATATATTAATTTACCGGTGTGGTCTCGGCTGGGGACGGCGGAGGACATGAGGATGGCTAGGCACTCGCATTGGCGTTGAAGGGTGGCGATCCAGCGTTGGGCACCGAAACCCATGCCGGAGCTTAACAACGGCCGGTAGAGCTGGTGGACTTGGCACTCATCGTACTCTGCATGCTCAACCCATGTAAcctgcattatatatatatatatatatatatatattttactatcAGAAAGTACAAAAGCATAAAAACCTAGACACCTTTTCGCATATCAGTTATCATCCAGAAAAGTTGCAGTCAAATTTTCCCAGTTTTAGCCTCTGGGTATGTCtattttctccatttctttGCCAAAAATAAGATCGAACTGTCATTTCTGCGGAAGAGACTAACAGTCAAAGCTTCGTGAGTGATGGGTTTTCAGAAattctttattatatatattaaagcgTAGTTTTTTCTCCTATGCCCGCTtcaattatttaaattcaaaGCCGTCAATGCACAATGTCAATGAATGAAGATACttggaataaaaatatagaaatgaaATCTTCGAAATGCATAATTAAGATTGGGTTCAAAGACAGACAAGGTATCACATAGACCTCGAGCAGAGGCATAAAATAATATGAAGATAACGCTTGCGCAAGATTTAGGGGAACGACGTGCACTGTGGACGGTGACATCGAGATGTGCACTTGTCTCTAACTCGCCCTAGGTACTCATGTAAGAACAAAATAGCCAGTCTTGGAGTTTGACTCCAAGGTCTACAATGATGGGAAATAAgctcatttttttattggtgAGGAAGAAATGGACACATCAAAGGCTGGAACCAGTTCAATAatcacattaattaaataagctAGGGGTCTTAACCAAGATAGCATCAAAGATTGGAATAGAAAcatcaaaaatgtattttattcaACCCATGTTGAAGATTACGATACCATTTACTTATAAAGGATATGAAATTAATGTGTCAAGGTACAGAATTTGAGCAATAGCAGCTTCTATTGATAAAATAATATGGTACCCTCGATTCGGGAAATTATTGAGACTAGAAGAAGCATCCAACCCAATTTAATAAGACTCTAGGAAGCTTCAGATATTATTCGAGACACTCAAAAACACTTGTTTTGGGAGACAAACTAAGCGCTGACAATGCAGTGATGTAGTGAGTAATTGCTAGACAAACTAACTTCTCCAATGCATGAGCTCTAAAGTGGCTTAGGAATTCGAGTATTCAATTGATTATATGTAAATAAGATAACATTTAAGTAGGAATTCAAGTTCTAATATgttatcaatatatataagCTGTAAAGTTGCAGTTGCTTCAACAAACTCATTAAAGGGGAAGACCACCAACTTGGAAAAAAGCAATAAATGTAAAAAGGAAACAAGTTAAACGTGAATTCTAGCGTTTCATTGTCCAAACACACAAAATGTAGTAAATGTAGGTTGGTAAAAATGGAAATTTACCTTGGAGTAGCCATTAGGCATATCTTGCACAACGCACCCAGAAGGAAGCCTCCTGCAGTTGGCATATGTTGGTGCACCCGAAGTTTCTCGGACGCTGTCAATGGATACATCGACCACAGCCCACACGCCCTCCGCGTGCTGCTTACAAAATCGTAGGAAATTCACCTCCCGAACCGGAACCAAAGGCGAGAGGACTTGCAGCTCAGCATGCATCTGAGAATCAAAATTTGTCACAAATTAATTTGAGTGACAAGTCAAAGACAAACTTTAATTTAGCATAATTAGTTAATTACCAGTTGAAGTGCGCCATTTCTAGTTCCCCCCATGCCGCTAGATATCACATCAATGGTCGACGCTCTAGCAATCATACAAGGAAACATCTCCGCCCATCGATTCTATGAAAACGAAAAAAAGCAAAgctaattaaatataattaatattaatccAACCTCGTACATAAAATGTTTCCATGGAGATGATGAATGGCTTACCGAGTCCATTAGCGTCTCAACAAGAGCCAAGCTGTTGATAATGACCATACCAGTCTCCCTGGAAGCGTCGGTTACAAAACCGTTGGGTTTCAAGCCAATGCAAGGAGTGAAGCTTCTCATATAATCCTCGAGGTTCAACATCTCTCTCCCACCTTCCAAGCTCCTGAGCCAGAGGGGCTCATCAGTCTGCGCCATTTTAACCAATTCATCCATGGCAGCCACAGCGAGCTCTAGAAACATTGACCTCTGATCAAGAGCCGTCACGCCGCCCCCTGCTCTACCCGGCGGAGGAACCACCGACAAAGCACTGGAAATATTCCCAACACCGAAATCAGGCAATGTTGTAGGCACGGCGTTCAAGCCAGCAAAACCATTGCTCCCCACCCCAAGTTCCAAACTTGAGCTTGGCAGTGGAGGACCGATTGACGCAGCCAAAGATGAAATCGGACGGCCCAGAAACTTTCCGGCGAGCGCGCAAACACGGTCCAACTCATCCTTTAACCGGGCATTCTCAATCCTAAGATGCTGCTCTTCGAGTGAAATTTCTCCAATAATTGCTGGGCCGCCGCAGTTGGAGCAAATGGGGCTCCTCATCGCATCCCTAATAGACATATTTTCGGCCCTAAGCTTATCGTTCTCTTGCCTGAGCAATGAATTCTCGTGGCGTTCCAATTGGGTCTGCTCCAAACCACAAGGACAAAAATCAAGTTTCATCCTAAGAATGGAGAAACGTGAGTAAGGTTGTTCTTGTTTGATCTTTTATGATTACCTTCATTTGGGTACGGCGATTTTGGAACCAGAATTTCACCTGTCTGGTTTCTAAGCAAAGCCGCTTGCTAAGCTCCATTCTTTGTTTCTCATCAGGATGAGGGCACTCCTTGAACAGactaattattataaaattaaccccccaaaaaaaaaaggcagaaaaaaTCAAGAacctgttatatatatatatatataaaagaaaaaccgAGTGAAGCTTGTAAGAGAAGGCCATACGCTTCGAGTTCTTGGATTTGCTGTGGTGTGTGTCGGTGGTAACGCTTCTTTCTCGGAGGGTTGTCGGCTGCGTCCTGGTCGTCCCCAGAACCGCCGTCCATGTTATCGCTGCCAGATCTGCTGTCGTGCTCTTCCTCTCTGCTCCTTCTCCCACCATTAGTCTCGAAATTCTCGGCCATTCTACCCACATGATCCGCCTGCCCATCTATATTTGGTTGCtgctaaaaaaaatcatattaagaaaaagaaaaggaaaggaaaagatgGTAATCATATATGAAGAAAGAGATCTGAGTGGCCGTACAAGACCGAGAGAGAGTCCAGGGCTGGAGTTGAACATGGATTTGGTGAGAGGCGGAGTGACAAGGCGGGGCTGAACGAGTGCACCGGACGGCATGTTGTGGTGGTTGTTGCCGTTGCCGTTGCTGTAAGGGATATCGACCACGACTCTCGCACCGCCACCACCCGTACTATTCTCAAGAAAACCGCCAAAACTCATCAAAGAAggccctttttctttcttttctccacTATAACCCTCTCCCTCCCTTCCCTTCACagatttgcttctttttcttctctacaGAATTTACAACCTCTACTGGgtaaaaatcttatttcacacaAACACAATAATCCTTAAAAAAACCAACTGGGTTTCTCGCAGAACAACTTTTTTGAAGCAGAACAGGCACACAAATTAGTATAAGCAAACaataaaacgaaaaaaataaataaataatcagaGAGGATAGAGGAGACAAAAGGTTAAGGCCCCCAAATGTCTCCAACTCCCTCTCCGCAAGAGAAACTGGTTTTAgattggagagaaagaaagagaaagaaggcaagcaaacactttttttttcctgcttggCTCTTCGTTCTctatccctctctctctatttctctctacaagtctagttttttttttttttggttgctagCTAGGTCTGCAAACTGGTCCAAAACAAGGGCTTTAATAAACTGGGTGTGGGTTGGGCAACAATGGGGAACCCTAGTTTTAAGTGAAGAGTGTTATCTCATTCTCTGCATGCTTGACTGTGCTGAAGCTCTAGAGCActtggaaaaggaaaataaaataagagagagagagagagagagaaggaaagcTTTGCTGCAGGCAGaagaaaaagggagagagagttaAGGGTGAAGATAAAACGCAATATGTGGACTCTTCGAAGCCTTACAAATACATACCTCCAAAAAGGGTTAGGTTGACTCTCACTCTGTGTCTCTAGAAGTCTGCGAAGAAGGTCGGAAAAAATATGTACACCCTTTTAACCCCGTTGTTTACAGAGctgtaagaaaaaaagaagttacaaCCACAGAGATTCAGATCCAGCTTTTCCCGGATTTTCACTTTTAGGATCTGTTGCAATACAACTATTATagaatttacttttattttcaGAAGTTTGGCAAAAGGAAAACTTACACTTCTAGAAACAAATCACACACAAAATCAAGGGTCTTAGCTCTTACCAAATAAGAgccaaggattttttttttttttttaattttttattcaaaaaaaaaaaatcatatttaatcattttaagtTTTCATCTAATTTGGATGTAATACTTGGgctttcaattttaattataaggTCTTTAACTTTTTACCAAGTTAAAATAGGTTCATCAATCATTTTACCGCGAAAATTAACCGACATTAATATTTGAGACGTCAACGTCTATTTCAATACCCTAATGCAATGACACACCAACGAAACCAAAGTCTTTTGTTACTGGAGGGTTACTCTTTAGGTTTTcaagttttgtgtttgtttaagTTTAACGTGGCagattaattatatttttgtggatcttttgttttgttttgttttttttttgttttttgttttttgtttttaatgtatataaaagtgaaaaatgttttatgttttgagggGTGTTTTATGTATTTGACGTAATCTAAAGTTTGAGGTGATATTAACAATTGAAAATTAGTTTGAGGGGTGTTTAAacttttatcataaaaaaaattgataggaaTAGATCCCAGATGGCTTACAAATAATAGTATACCAGGTTTAAATTTATATTCAAACggctattattttttaatgtgcaATAGAAAGATCTTCATATTTATCTATGAACATAATAATCAATGACAGAAAACGTAGTCAAATACTTCCATACTGGAAGTTAATATATTAGGTCGACGTGAAATTTGGAATTAATATTCATGTAAAATAATATTGTTGGGGTCACTAGCTAGGGTTGTAATCGAGTTGAGTcgagttttaaaattttaagattgTCTCgtttatgattatgattattcGAGTCGAACTATAAAATGTGTATTCAAGCTCAATGGCTAAACTCAAGCTTGTTGAAAATGTCATTTGTGCCGAGTTGAGTACTCGAGAAGCTCGCCTCAACTTAAACTCGAACTAGGTTATTCTATTTTTGAATATGTGATCCAAGCCGAGTTCGGGCCCAAGTTTGtaaaaatttacttttactAAATTTTCATTGGTAAGCTTGAGCTGACAAGAGCAAGCACTGAGCAGTGCGCACACATTCATAGTgtgcttcatttttatttatttttattatatataatcataattaAGCTTATATAGTTAGTTAGTTGGTTAAATTATACTaacttgatatttttgttaataCAACGTTAGTATATGTTAATACACATATATAAACATGTGTATACGAGCTATACTTGCAAGCTTTAATCAAGTTTCATCAAATGATTCAGGTATGTGTCACTTAATAATCAAGTTTGTTTTTATAGTCGTGAGCGAGTATCTGCAATCACAAATtgagttaaaacaaaaagattatcGAACGAATTGGTTCATTTAAAGGCTGTTATGACTTCAGGTCATGATTTCCGTCAATAATAATTGAAAGATCTTAAATCAAGCCCCTTGTTTACTACCTCTATCAAATCTCCTTCCCCATAGTTAGCTTCATAAATCATTGCGTGAGACCCCTTAAATAGGTAAATAGTGTTAATTATGATATATGTAACATGTAACATATTAATAccttcaattaattaaaaaatatatattaaatctgGATGAATTAAAAGAATTGTCACCTGATAGCTAGTCTACTAAATACAAACATGCTTCGTCATGCATATTAATACCCACAATCAAATTAGTGGTGTAAATTACTATAAGctttctttaattaaattgtcaATTATTGGATGATTAATGTTCATAGCGATAAAATTGTTGCGTTCCATTGTTGAAGTGTAAAGTGTTAGTTAAGTCCTCGTGCAACTCTTCACTcgtgtaaagaaataatatatatacatatatatatatatatatataattttttttgaagcaataatgCAGGTTCAAGTCTTCAAGCCATTTCACAATACCCACTGGagactggagaggatcatttCACTGAAATGGAAAGGATATTATCCGATTGTTTATgcccattaattaattactgtaactatttttttttttttgaagaatactGTAACTATTAATTAATTCGCATAAACGTgataattaacatatatatatatatatatatatatatgtatgtc
It contains:
- the LOC132186311 gene encoding homeobox-leucine zipper protein ANTHOCYANINLESS 2 produces the protein MSFGGFLENSTGGGGARVVVDIPYSNGNGNNHHNMPSGALVQPRLVTPPLTKSMFNSSPGLSLGLQPNIDGQADHVGRMAENFETNGGRRSREEEHDSRSGSDNMDGGSGDDQDAADNPPRKKRYHRHTPQQIQELEALFKECPHPDEKQRMELSKRLCLETRQVKFWFQNRRTQMKTQLERHENSLLRQENDKLRAENMSIRDAMRSPICSNCGGPAIIGEISLEEQHLRIENARLKDELDRVCALAGKFLGRPISSLAASIGPPLPSSSLELGVGSNGFAGLNAVPTTLPDFGVGNISSALSVVPPPGRAGGGVTALDQRSMFLELAVAAMDELVKMAQTDEPLWLRSLEGGREMLNLEDYMRSFTPCIGLKPNGFVTDASRETGMVIINSLALVETLMDSNRWAEMFPCMIARASTIDVISSGMGGTRNGALQLMHAELQVLSPLVPVREVNFLRFCKQHAEGVWAVVDVSIDSVRETSGAPTYANCRRLPSGCVVQDMPNGYSKVTWVEHAEYDECQVHQLYRPLLSSGMGFGAQRWIATLQRQCECLAILMSSAVPSRDHTAITASGRRSMLKLAQRMTDNFCAGVCASTVHKWNKLNAGNVDEDVRVMTRKSVDDPGEPPGIVLSAATSVWLPVSPQRLFDFLRDERLRSEWDILSNGGPMQEMAHIAKGQDHGNCVSLLRAGAMNSNQSSMLILQETCIDAAGSLVVYAPVDIPAMHVVMNGGDSAYVALLPSGFAIVPDGPGSRGPGATANSNNSSKGGGGPHRVSGSLLTVAFQILVNSLPTAKLTVESVETVNNLISCTVQKIKAALQCES